The sequence TCGGCTGGCCTCCGAATTCAATGCCCATGCGGTTCTCAAGCCGGTCCTTCTGGGCGCCATTTTTAAGGCCATTGGAACCCCCATGGTACCCGTCATGACTTTTCCAGACGTTAAACGTAACTACTACGGTAAAGATTTAGACCGGTGGGCCGAGCACTGGGGCGTGCCTTTCAAGTTTACCACACGCTTC comes from Deltaproteobacteria bacterium and encodes:
- a CDS encoding 2-hydroxychromene-2-carboxylate isomerase, encoding MTQPSFDFYFDYSSPFAYLGSTQVPRLASEFNAHAVLKPVLLGAIFKAIGTPMVPVMTFPDVKRNYYGKDLDRWAEHWGVPFKFTTRF